In Pochonia chlamydosporia 170 chromosome Unknown PCv3seq00009, whole genome shotgun sequence, a genomic segment contains:
- a CDS encoding sarcosine oxidase (similar to Aspergillus flavus NRRL3357 XP_002379741.1), producing MSDNTPAKSQSVVIVGAGVFGLSTALELTKRGYTNITVLDRYLPPAVDGSSVDISRIIRFDYGDPFYSKLAREAVEIWAAEYPDHYHQVGFVMLNEKGGFEYTAKSKQVDEQLGKTIEEYADATQMRSRRPGIPGKLEGLSAYYNPKGGWADAASSIAQLAARCSVAGVSFVTGRRGTAISLNYQKARVVGVNVLEGPPIHASLVILATGAWTNHLLQVGHASSASAQPVGFIQLTEEEAARLRNMPVMINSNKGVFAFPPTPRSNILKVARHGWGYATKVKVDDGHSPARVISCPQRDSNNARNSYMPEDAQEGLRDGLRDLVPEFAERPWSRLRLCWYSDTPEGDFVADRHPQIPGLFIATGGSGHGFKFLPVLGKYIVDCLENKAPKELRWKWRFRLPSGAGDVVKVGDGSRGGPPLRLLTTVEQAKL from the exons TGCCCCCGGCGGTTGATGGCAGCAGTGTGGATATATCACGAATCATCAGATTTGACTATGGCGATCCATTCTACAGCAAGCTAGCCAGAGAGGCAGTAGAAATATGGGCAGCGGAATACCCTGACCACTATCACCAAGTTGGGTTCGTCATGCTCAACGAGAAAGGCGGATTTGAGTACACGGCCAAGTCAAAGCAAGTCGATGAGCAGTTGGGCAAGACTATTGAAGAGTATGCAGATGCAACTCAGATGCGTTCAAGGCGCCCCGGTATCCCTGGCAAGCTTGAAGGGCTGAGTGCATACTACAACCCTAAAGGAGGATGGGCGGACGCTGCATCCAGCATCGCTCAACTGGCAGCTCGTTGCAGTGTTGCAGGTGTTTCCTTCGTCACTGGTCGACGAGGAACTGCCATTTCCCTTAATTACCAGAAAGCCAGGGTTGTGGGAGTGAATGTTCTTGAAGGGCCTCCGATACACGCTTCGCTTGTGATCTTGGCAACAGGAGCATGGACAAATCACCTCTTACAAGTCGGACATGCTAGCTCGGCATCAGCGCAGCCTGTTGGATTCATTCAGTTgacggaagaagaagctgcacGTTTGAGAAACATGCCAGTTATGATCAACTCGAATAAGGGGGTATTTGCATTTCCTCCAACGCCGAGGTCCAACATCCTCAAGGTTGCTCGTCATGGCTGGGGATATGCCACAAaagtcaaggttgatgacGGCCACTCCCCAGCTCGGGTAATTTCATGTCCACAGCGAGACAGCAACAATGCTCGCAACTCTTACATGCCAGAAGATGCTCAAGAAGGGCTTCGTGATGGTTTGAGAGACCTGGTTCCCGAATTTGCTGAGCGACCGTGGTCTCGGCTGAGATTATGCTGGTATTCCGATACTCCGGAAGGAGACTTTGTTGCAGACAGACACCCTCAAATTCCAGGGCTATTTATTGCCACTGGTGGGTCGGGACA TGGATTCAAGTTTCTCCCAGTTCTTGGGAAGTACATTGTAGACTGTTTAGAAAACAAGGCTCCAAAGGAACTGAGATGGAAGTGGAGATTTAGACTGCCCTCCGGAGCAGGCGATGTGGTcaaggttggagatgggagCCGTGGTGGACCGCCTCTTAGACTTTTAACTACAGTAGAACAAGCCAAACTATAG